One window from the genome of Drosophila albomicans strain 15112-1751.03 chromosome 2L, ASM965048v2, whole genome shotgun sequence encodes:
- the LOC117565806 gene encoding lethal(2) giant larvae protein translates to MLKFIRGKGQQPTAERQRLQKELFAYRKTAQHGFPHKPSALAYDPISKLMAIGTQTGAIKVFGQPGVELYAQHTLTNNLASELNVQLLEWVYGSGRILSLTAANQLTLWEPAGTTLVPLKTLPFDGKLKKVSSLCCSINKDLVWIGTEGGNIYQLDLKSFSILEPVIYHDVVLEQVPSTYKLNPGAIESIRQLPNSPNKLLIAYNRGLCVLWDLGESAVERAYVAPGHGQSVGLYVNTKGNEFNWYHADGSYATWNMESENPPQNVNYVPYGPDPCKSINRLFKGKRGISDIIVFSGGMPRSAYGDHNCVSVHASDGHKVCLDFTSKVIDFFVTYKEDSESVQVLIVLLEEELCAYDLTDAKVSSVKAPYLHSVHASAVTCNYLASMVSHEVYERILRAGDEQDLDYSSIDWPITGGVLSEDDVPQSNDNSIEILLTGHEDGSVKFWNCSGVILKPIYNFKTANIFGHDNEDDVPVDSSNDQLDEGEPPFRKAGLFDPYSDDPRLAVKKIALCPTTGQLIVGGTAGQIVIADFQGDQNEHGIFKVMSMNLVSDRDGFVWKGHDQLNVRANLIEKHSLAISENGVNITGVLQVLPPASITCLALEANWGVVSGGTAHGLVLFDFKNFAPVFHRCTLNPNDMTGAGEQLSRRKSFKKSLRESFRKLRKGRSTRNNPSNTVPTTLEARPVERQIEARCTDDGMGSMVRCLLFAKTYITNVNITSPTLWSATNSSTVSVFLLHLPPAMTAATTVPPASGNTTPQSPRRISAQLAKEIQLKHRAPVVGISIFDQTGCPVDQLSAGENGSPPHRVLIASEEQFKVFSLPQLKPINKYKLTANEGARIRRVHFGSFTCRVPHELLQSLNGNSPTKSTRSYEGGDGGHNASISPISNDSELYHEMALICLTNMGDIMVLSVPELKRQLNAAAVRREDINGISSLCFTNSGEALYMMSSSELQRIALATSKVVQPTGVVQIEPLETEDSTVPINEEDDTDNENETNGDGNVIGNGAGMLEPPVAQQRSKPLQLNVDSNVVLTANGLSRGSSPNRANETITSSIGDITVDSVRDHLNTTTTTLCSTTTEETVGRLSVLSTQTNQSTTSVNIKDLPILNIPNLVDITSKSNTNEISTSSVVIKSVITSISHEKTNGESENLKTTNVTTHEESQF, encoded by the exons ATGTTGAAATTCATTCGTGGAAAAGGTCAACAGCCAACTGCTGAACGGCAACGATTACAGAAGGAGCTCTTCGCATATCGAAAG ACAGCTCAACATGGTTTTCCGCATAAACCATCTGCTCTGGCTTATGACCCAATATCAAAGTTGATGGCTATTGGTACGCAAACAGGAGCTATAAAAGTTTTCGGACAACCTGGCGTTGAACTTTACGCGCAGCATACCTTGACTAATAACTTGGCATCGGAATTGAACGTACAACTACTTGAATGGGTATATGGTAGTGGCCGTATACTCTCGCTGACTGCTGCTAATCAACTTACATTATGGGAACCTGCGGGTACAACTCTTGTGCCCCTCAAAACTCTACCTTTTGATGGAAAACTAAAGAAAGTATCTTCATTATGTTGTTCGATCAATAAAGATCTTGTGTGGATTGGTACTGAAGGCGGAAATATATACCAATTGgatttaaaatcattttctaTTCTGGAGCCTGTCATTTATCATGATGTAGTTTTGGAACAGGTGCCATCAACGTATAAACTAAATCCGGGAGCTATTGAATCTATACGCCAGTTACCAAATTCACCGAATAAACTTCTTATCGCATACAACCGCGGTCTCTGCGTATTATGGGATTTGGGCGAGTCGGCTGTTGAACGTGCCTATGTTGCGCCTGGCCATGGTCAAAGTGTGGGACTCTATGTAAACACAAAAGGCAATGAATTTAATTGGTACCATGCGGATGGCTCCTATGCTACTTGGAATATGGAAAGCGAAAATCCACCACAAAATGTGAACTATGTGCCCTATGGTCCAGATCCATGCAAAAGCATAAACCGTCTATTTAAAGGAAAGCGCGG AATAAGTGATATAATCGTTTTTTCTGGTGGTATGCCTCGTTCCGCCTATGGTGATCATAACTGCGTTTCGGTACATGCCAGTGATGGACATAAAGTTTGCCTTGATTTTACTTCCAAAGTAATTGATTTCTTTGTTACATATAAGGAAGATAGTGAGTCTGTCCAGGTACTGATTGTCTTACTCGAGGAAGAGCTTTGTGCTTATGATCTTACCGATGCTAAAGTTTCTTCAGTGAAAGCCCCTTATTTGCACTCGGTTCATGCGTCTGCAGTAACTTGTAATTACCTGGCATCAATGGTCTCGCACGAGGTATATGAACGAATTTTGCGTGCTGGCGATGAACAGGATTTAGACTATAGCAGTATTGATTGGCCTATTACGGGAGGTGTGCTTTCGGAAGATGACGTCCCACAGTCTAATGACAATAGCATAGAGATTTTGTTAACTGGCCACGAGGATGGTTCAGTAAAGTTTTGGAATTGTTCTGGAGTAATACTAAAGCcgatttataatttcaaaacgGCAAATATATTTGGACATGATAATGAGGATGATGTTCCGGTAGACAGTAGCAATGATCAACTTGATGAGGGGGAGCCACCGTTCCGTAAAGCTGGCTTGTTTGACCCTTATTCTGATGATCCACGTTTAGCCGTTAAAAAAATTGCACTATGCCCGACCACCGGTCAGCTTATTGTGGGTGGCACTGCTGGCCAGATTGTCATAGCAGATTTTCAAGGGGATCAAAATGAACATGGAATATTTAAGGTTATGTCTATGAACTTGGTCAGCGATCGAGATGGCTTTGTATGGAAAGGCCATGATCAGCTTAACGTCCGCGCCAATTTAATAGAGAAACACTCTTTAGCGATTAGTGAGAATGGTGTGAATATTACAGGTGTACTCCAAGTACTCCCACCAGCAAGTATTACTTGTTTGGCATTAGAAGCTAATTGGGGTGTGGTCTCCGGCGGAACTGCTCATGGACTAGTattgtttgattttaaaaactttgctCCGGTATTCCATCGATGCACACTTAATCCAAATGATATGACTGGTGCAGGTGAACAGCTTTCCCGTCGAAAGTCGTTTAAAAAATCACTAAGAGAATCATTCCGAAAGCTACGTAAAGGAAGATCAACTAGGAATAATCCAAGTAATACGGTTCCAACCACG tTAGAAGCGCGTCCAGTTGAGAGGCAAATTGAGGCGCGTTGCACGGATGATGGCATGGGATCCATGGTACGCTGTTTACTATTTGCTAAAACGTATATAACCAATG taaacaTTACTTCGCCTACTTTGTGGTCAGCTACAAACTCCAGCACAGTTTCTGTATTTCTTCTACACTTACCGCCAGCAATGACTGCAGCCACAACAGTACCACCCGCAAGCGGAAATACAACTCCGCAGTCGCCTCGCCGTATATCTGCGCAATTAGCCAAAGAAATTCAGCTTAAGCATCGCGCACCTGTTGTTGGAATTTCTATATTCGACCAAACTGGCTGTCCTGTTGATCAATTAAGTGCCGGTGAAAATGGCTCACCACCACATCGAGTTTTAATTGCCTCTGAGGAACAATTTAAGGTTTTTTCGCTTCCACAATTGAAACCTATCAACAAATATAAGCTTACTGCTAATGAGGGAGCCCGAATACGCCGTGTGCACTTTGGATCGTTTACATGTCGTGTGCCACATGAGCTTTTACAAAGTCTTAATGGGAACAGTCCCACAAAATCAACGCGTTCATATGAAGGTGGCGATGGAGGTCATAATGCAAGTATTTCGCCAATATCAAATGATAGTGAGCTGTACCATGAAATGGCGTTGATTTGTTTGACGAATATGGGCGACATTATGGTACTGTCGGTACCTGAGTTAAAACGTCAATTGAATGCAGCGGCAGTACGGCGAGAAGATATAAA TGGGATTTCATCACTATGTTTTACCAATAGCGGTGAGGCTTTGTACATGATGTCGTCATCCGAACTGCAACGAATAGCTTTAGCCACTTCTAAAGTAGTGCAACCAACGGGTGTGGTTCAAATTGAGCCACTTGAAACCGAGGACTCAACCGTGCCAATTAATGAAGAGGATGACACCGATaacgaaaatgaaacaaatggCGATGGAAACGTCATCGGTAATGGTGCTGGGATGCTAGAACCACCAGTGGCTCAGCAACGCTCCAAGCCGCTACAACTAAACGTTGACAGCAATGTTGTTTTAACAGCAAATGGACTTAGCAGAGGCAGTTCACCCAACCGTGCCAACGAAACTATCACCAGTTCTATAGGTGACATTACTGTTGACTCTGTGCGCGATCACTTGAATACTACGACAACAACGCTATGCTCTACAACTACAGAGGAAACAGTCG GTCGTTTATCGGTTCTCAGTACgcaaacaaatcaaagcaCTACCAGCGTCAATATAAAGGACTTACCAATCTTAAATATACCCAATTTAGTGGATATTACATCGAAAAG CAACACTAACGAAATAAGTACTAGCTCAGTAGTGATCAAATCGGTCATAACGAGCATATCACATGAGAAGACAAATGGCGAAAGCGAAAATTTGAAGACGACTAATGTTACAACACATGAGGAAAGTCAATTTTAG